A single window of Vibrio sp. SCSIO 43137 DNA harbors:
- a CDS encoding SoxR reducing system RseC family protein → MMTALATVVSANKTDSGYNIELSCDQQTSCSHCASQKSCGTGIISKAVGNKSHLWVVHSEHEIKAGKTVEIGLPEKRLIQFASIVYILPLIMLIIGAVLGDLLLAPLLNGGEGGTILLSVLFMGVGVIAAKYLATRLKGETEQSVKLLRVLGDTIDIAAK, encoded by the coding sequence ATGATGACGGCTCTGGCGACAGTTGTTTCTGCTAACAAGACTGACTCAGGCTATAACATAGAGCTTAGCTGTGATCAGCAGACCAGCTGCAGTCACTGTGCTTCGCAGAAAAGCTGCGGCACAGGCATTATTTCCAAAGCGGTAGGAAACAAAAGTCACCTTTGGGTTGTACATTCTGAGCATGAAATTAAGGCTGGTAAGACGGTTGAAATCGGTTTACCGGAAAAGCGCCTGATTCAATTTGCCTCCATTGTCTACATACTGCCGCTGATTATGCTGATTATCGGTGCCGTTCTAGGTGATTTGCTACTGGCACCATTGCTAAACGGCGGCGAAGGAGGAACCATTCTTCTATCGGTGTTATTTATGGGAGTGGGCGTAATTGCTGCTAAGTACTTAGCCACAAGACTCAAAGGTGAAACGGAGCAGTCGGTAAAGCTGCTTCGGGTGCTCGGTGATACTATTGATATCGCCGCTAAATAA
- the lepA gene encoding translation elongation factor 4, which yields MKHIRNFSIIAHIDHGKSTLSDRLIQVCGGLSEREMDAQVLDSMDLERERGITIKAQSVTLDYTAKDGETYQLNFIDTPGHVDFSYEVSRSLAACEGALLVVDAGQGVEAQTLANCYTAIEMDLEVVPILNKIDLPAADPERVAEEIEEIVGIDAMEATQCSAKTGLGVDDVLENIVSAIPAPEGDPDAPLQALIIDSWFDNYLGVVSLVRIKNGVLKKNDKIKVMSTDQVWGVDRLGIFTPKQIDTTELRTGEVGWVVCGIKDILGAPVGDTLTLAKHGCEEALPGFKKVKPQVYAGLFPVSSDDYENFRDALGKLSLNDASLFYEPENSAALGFGFRCGFLGMLHMEIIQERLEREYDLDLITTAPTVVYEVEKTDGELLYVDSPAKLPAVNDLEEIREPIARCNILVPSDYLGNVITLCVEKRGVQVDMVYHGNQVAVTYDIPMAEVVLDFFDRLKSTSRGYASLDYNFQRFEASNMVRVDVLLNGDKVDALAIITHKDQAQSRGRLLVDKMKEFIPRQMFDIAIQAAIGNHIIARSTVKQLRKNVIAKCYGGDVSRKKKLLKKQKEGKKRMKQIGNVELPQEAFLAILHVGKD from the coding sequence ATGAAGCACATTCGTAACTTTTCGATTATCGCCCATATCGACCACGGTAAGTCGACATTATCAGACCGCTTAATCCAAGTTTGTGGAGGATTGAGTGAACGTGAGATGGACGCCCAAGTCCTTGATTCAATGGATCTTGAACGAGAGCGTGGAATTACAATCAAAGCACAGAGTGTGACACTGGACTATACCGCTAAAGATGGCGAAACCTATCAACTGAACTTTATCGACACTCCGGGACACGTGGATTTCTCCTACGAAGTATCCCGTTCACTGGCGGCATGTGAAGGGGCTCTGCTGGTGGTTGATGCTGGTCAGGGTGTAGAAGCTCAGACGCTTGCAAACTGCTATACAGCCATTGAGATGGATCTGGAAGTTGTGCCAATCCTTAATAAGATTGACCTTCCTGCAGCCGATCCTGAGCGTGTGGCTGAAGAGATCGAAGAAATTGTCGGCATTGACGCTATGGAAGCGACTCAGTGTTCCGCTAAAACAGGTCTGGGTGTTGATGATGTTCTGGAAAACATTGTATCGGCTATTCCTGCACCTGAAGGTGATCCGGATGCGCCTCTGCAGGCACTGATCATTGACTCATGGTTTGATAACTATCTTGGTGTTGTTTCCCTTGTCCGTATTAAGAACGGGGTTCTGAAAAAGAACGACAAGATCAAGGTAATGAGTACTGACCAGGTTTGGGGTGTAGACCGTCTGGGTATCTTTACGCCTAAGCAGATTGACACCACTGAGCTGAGAACAGGCGAAGTAGGCTGGGTTGTCTGCGGTATTAAAGATATTCTGGGTGCTCCGGTAGGTGATACCCTGACCCTTGCTAAACACGGCTGTGAAGAGGCGTTACCGGGATTCAAGAAAGTGAAACCGCAAGTTTATGCTGGTCTGTTCCCTGTCTCTTCAGATGACTATGAAAACTTCCGTGATGCTCTGGGTAAACTAAGCCTGAACGATGCTTCGCTGTTTTATGAGCCGGAAAACTCGGCGGCACTTGGATTTGGCTTCCGTTGTGGTTTCCTAGGCATGTTGCATATGGAGATCATTCAGGAACGTCTTGAGCGTGAGTACGATCTTGACCTGATCACTACAGCACCAACTGTAGTCTATGAAGTTGAAAAAACCGATGGCGAGCTGCTGTATGTAGACAGCCCGGCTAAGCTGCCGGCAGTTAATGATCTTGAAGAGATTCGTGAGCCGATTGCCCGCTGTAATATTCTGGTTCCTTCTGACTATCTGGGTAACGTAATTACCCTTTGCGTTGAGAAACGTGGTGTGCAGGTTGATATGGTTTATCACGGCAATCAGGTTGCTGTAACTTACGATATTCCGATGGCTGAAGTGGTTCTGGACTTCTTCGACCGTCTTAAGTCTACCTCGCGTGGTTACGCTTCTCTGGACTACAACTTCCAGCGATTTGAAGCGTCTAACATGGTTCGCGTAGACGTGCTGCTTAACGGTGATAAAGTGGATGCACTGGCTATCATCACCCATAAAGATCAGGCTCAGTCACGTGGTCGTCTGCTGGTAGATAAGATGAAGGAGTTTATCCCTCGTCAGATGTTTGATATTGCTATTCAGGCTGCTATCGGTAACCACATTATCGCCCGTTCAACAGTGAAACAGCTGCGTAAGAACGTAATCGCTAAATGTTATGGCGGTGATGTCAGCCGTAAGAAAAAACTGTTGAAGAAACAGAAAGAAGGTAAGAAACGAATGAAGCAGATAGGTAACGTAGAGCTGCCTCAGGAAGCTTTCTTAGCCATTCTTCATGTTGGTAAGGA